From a region of the bacterium genome:
- a CDS encoding alcohol dehydrogenase catalytic domain-containing protein produces the protein MPDTMQAACFAGPNALEVRDVPVPYPAPGEVLLDLRACGLCGSDLHQFAGRWPQPPFVPGHEITGEILALGDGVTGWAVGDRVCVEPFTYCGACRYCMAGRYCQCPDMGFLTLTADGGFAEQMTCPAYTLYRLPDALDFATGALVEPLAVGVHAVRTVGVDGADEVLVLGAGAIGLMTAAAAHAFGATVALSARHGFQADAARALGIPTVLGADPEALREQVAALFPAGPSAVFETVGSAHGTFQQAVDLAGKLGRVALLGGNTGPVASFDFTPLPTKELTLYAPLAYAQLGTRRDFSVALDLLSAAPERYAHLISHRFALRDIQQAFALATDKHRSHALKLMMVR, from the coding sequence ATGCCCGACACGATGCAGGCCGCCTGCTTCGCCGGTCCGAACGCCCTGGAAGTACGCGACGTACCCGTTCCCTACCCGGCTCCGGGCGAGGTCCTCCTCGACCTCCGCGCCTGCGGCCTGTGCGGCAGCGACCTGCACCAGTTCGCGGGCCGCTGGCCGCAGCCGCCCTTCGTGCCCGGCCACGAGATCACCGGCGAGATCCTCGCCCTCGGTGACGGCGTCACCGGCTGGGCCGTCGGCGACCGCGTCTGCGTGGAGCCGTTCACCTACTGCGGCGCGTGCCGCTACTGCATGGCCGGGCGCTACTGCCAGTGCCCCGACATGGGCTTCCTGACACTCACGGCCGATGGCGGCTTTGCCGAGCAGATGACATGCCCGGCGTACACGCTCTACCGGCTACCCGACGCGCTCGACTTCGCGACCGGCGCGCTCGTGGAGCCCCTGGCCGTGGGCGTGCACGCGGTGCGGACCGTCGGTGTGGACGGCGCAGATGAGGTGCTCGTGTTGGGGGCTGGCGCGATCGGCCTGATGACCGCCGCCGCCGCCCACGCCTTTGGGGCCACGGTCGCCCTCTCGGCCCGCCATGGCTTCCAGGCCGACGCCGCGCGGGCTCTGGGGATACCCACTGTCTTAGGCGCCGACCCGGAGGCGCTCCGCGAGCAGGTCGCGGCCCTCTTCCCGGCGGGCCCCAGCGCCGTCTTCGAGACCGTGGGCAGCGCGCACGGTACCTTCCAGCAGGCGGTGGACCTGGCCGGCAAGCTGGGCCGGGTCGCCCTCCTGGGCGGCAACACGGGCCCGGTGGCCAGCTTCGACTTCACCCCGCTGCCGACGAAGGAGCTGACGCTATACGCGCCGCTGGCGTACGCGCAACTCGGCACGCGCCGCGACTTCAGCGTAGCGTTGGACCTGCTTTCCGCCGCGCCCGAACGCTACGCCCACCTCATCAGCCACCGCTTTGCGCTACGGGACATCCAGCAGGCCTTCGCCCTCGCGACGGACAAGCACCGCAGCCACGCCCTCAAGCTCATGATGGTCCGCTAG
- a CDS encoding alkaline phosphatase family protein, whose protein sequence is MRFLLVLVGLLSLAAVWAAPAQHVVVVSIDGGRPDVILTSDTPNLHELAAGGAYTWWAHTIVPSITLPSHCSMLTGCEMAKHGITWNDKFRAEAGYVKTSTCFEIAKAAGLGTAMFVGKEKLRHIAKPGTVDEFSLVAGGAVPISEAAGAYFKAKKPGILFVHYPDSDAAGHGKGWGSPAHHASIENCDKGIGILRAALKDSGVAEQTIIIVTADHGGHLLTHGTADVRDMTIPWICYGPGIIAPGELQAPPFVCDTAATALYALGLQPDPQWDGKPVTAAFVAPAAQAATN, encoded by the coding sequence GTGCGATTCCTGCTTGTACTCGTCGGACTGCTGTCGCTGGCCGCCGTATGGGCCGCGCCGGCGCAACATGTGGTCGTGGTCAGCATTGACGGCGGCCGCCCCGATGTGATCCTGACCAGCGACACGCCCAACCTCCATGAACTCGCCGCCGGCGGGGCGTACACCTGGTGGGCGCACACCATCGTGCCCAGCATCACTCTGCCCTCCCACTGCTCGATGCTGACCGGCTGCGAGATGGCCAAGCACGGCATCACCTGGAATGACAAGTTCCGCGCCGAGGCGGGCTATGTGAAGACGAGCACCTGCTTCGAGATCGCGAAGGCTGCGGGCCTGGGGACGGCCATGTTCGTGGGCAAAGAGAAACTGCGCCACATCGCCAAGCCAGGCACCGTGGATGAGTTCTCGCTGGTCGCGGGCGGCGCCGTGCCGATCTCCGAGGCGGCGGGCGCGTACTTCAAGGCCAAGAAGCCGGGGATCCTGTTCGTGCACTACCCCGATTCCGATGCTGCCGGCCACGGCAAGGGCTGGGGGTCGCCGGCCCATCACGCCTCCATCGAGAACTGTGACAAGGGGATCGGGATCCTGCGCGCGGCCCTCAAGGACTCGGGCGTGGCAGAGCAGACCATCATCATCGTCACCGCCGACCACGGGGGCCATCTGCTCACCCATGGCACGGCCGACGTGCGCGACATGACGATCCCGTGGATCTGCTACGGCCCTGGCATCATCGCGCCGGGTGAGCTACAGGCGCCGCCGTTCGTCTGTGACACGGCGGCCACGGCGTTGTACGCACTGGGCCTGCAGCCCGATCCGCAGTGGGACGGCAAGCCGGTGACCGCGGCCTTTGTTGCCCCGGCAGCCCAGGCGGCCACGAACTAG
- a CDS encoding transposase: protein MDGRLVGTIEVGEHRVHGLDQHILSLGGIDGGKTDEPASVIPRPVSVEHHASPGWQVAGVAVGVPDQTQPRVVPSQLELERRAARCELPDGELFDTLVEARILAEWWRRRYNIVRPRGSPGYQPATPEGRAEQTRSTRLQLVPWLGEGQV from the coding sequence GTGGACGGCCGGCTGGTTGGCACGATCGAGGTTGGCGAGCACCGCGTACACGGCCTCGACCAGCACATCCTCAGCCTCGGCGGCATAGACGGCGGGAAGACCGACGAACCTGCATCAGTCATACCGCGGCCCGTCTCCGTCGAGCACCACGCTTCGCCGGGCTGGCAGGTAGCCGGCGTAGCCGTTGGCGTACCCGATCAGACACAGCCCCGGGTAGTACCGAGCCAGCTCGAGCTTGAGCGGCGAGCTGCAAGATGTGAACTGCCGGACGGCGAGCTCTTCGACACGCTGGTGGAAGCCAGGATTCTGGCAGAATGGTGGCGAAGACGCTACAACATCGTGCGACCACGTGGCTCACCGGGCTACCAACCAGCCACCCCGGAGGGCAGGGCCGAACAGACCCGATCTACCAGACTGCAACTGGTGCCATGGCTGGGGGAAGGTCAGGTCTGA
- a CDS encoding metallophosphoesterase yields the protein MVTVPWRARYLLSPLTLILCAIPTHAFVFVHITDTHLSASGAGSFGTRGQESLRDFAAMLPVIKPQFVVATGDIADAGDEASWRLFLEILKGAPCPVYPVAGNHDWPPVEVWRSVFQTQHIVADCEDCTLIGIGDSSGCAGERNWPQWGDYLEEQLKLAHGRGQRQFLIAMHHPLVAMPNPTFDSMPGWASLGGEQALRVINLCAQYHVKAHLAGHLHPIYDCYNSPGGVLSLAGPALGTSPNGPPGQFRLLSLEDGALCWTEAVPGQWPAIAVIAPERNAQYSPVAAQDGLAKVIVKPFSPDPITTVTCAAPGKEPVAMTPCGEGRYETRLAVGNTGLTWATLTLNATDARARTTAIKYPVLVRPVKQ from the coding sequence ATGGTCACCGTCCCCTGGCGCGCGCGCTACCTCCTGTCCCCACTCACACTCATCCTGTGCGCCATCCCCACCCATGCCTTTGTCTTCGTGCACATCACCGACACTCATCTGAGTGCGTCCGGGGCGGGGTCCTTCGGCACCCGGGGGCAGGAGTCGCTCCGAGACTTCGCGGCCATGTTGCCCGTGATCAAGCCTCAGTTTGTGGTCGCTACGGGCGATATCGCCGACGCGGGGGACGAGGCGTCCTGGCGGCTGTTCCTGGAGATCCTCAAGGGCGCCCCTTGCCCCGTCTACCCCGTGGCGGGGAACCACGACTGGCCGCCTGTCGAGGTGTGGCGCAGCGTATTCCAGACTCAGCACATTGTCGCGGACTGCGAGGACTGCACCCTCATCGGCATCGGTGACAGCAGCGGGTGCGCCGGCGAGCGCAACTGGCCGCAATGGGGTGACTACCTGGAGGAGCAACTGAAGCTGGCCCACGGGCGCGGTCAGAGACAGTTCCTGATAGCCATGCACCACCCGCTGGTGGCCATGCCCAACCCGACCTTCGACAGCATGCCCGGCTGGGCATCCCTGGGTGGCGAGCAGGCGCTGCGGGTGATCAACCTGTGTGCCCAGTACCATGTCAAGGCCCACCTGGCCGGACATCTGCATCCCATCTACGACTGCTACAACAGCCCGGGCGGCGTCCTCAGTCTCGCCGGTCCGGCGCTGGGCACGAGCCCCAATGGTCCACCGGGGCAGTTCCGGCTGCTCTCCCTCGAAGACGGCGCTCTATGTTGGACGGAGGCGGTCCCCGGCCAGTGGCCGGCCATTGCCGTCATCGCGCCCGAGCGCAACGCTCAGTACAGCCCGGTTGCCGCCCAGGATGGGTTGGCCAAGGTCATCGTGAAGCCGTTCTCGCCGGACCCGATCACCACAGTCACCTGCGCGGCCCCCGGGAAAGAGCCCGTGGCGATGACCCCGTGCGGTGAGGGCCGATACGAGACGCGGCTGGCGGTGGGCAACACAGGGCTGACCTGGGCGACACTCACCTTGAACGCCACCGACGCGAGAGCGCGGACGACTGCCATCAAGTACCCGGTGCTCGTCAGGCCGGTCAAGCAGTAA
- a CDS encoding DUF4838 domain-containing protein, with protein sequence MPRAFVVTALLLLTAVGHAAPPSTAPLTLSANGATRYRIVRPDQPSRVDDFAVQTLADTLKQTTGAEFAVVAAWELPAGAPAVFVGVSAPALKRLGGDPLKSLKEQEHVSRSRGADIFLYGQGIHGNLHAVMEFLENSVGWRWYSVYEKPVVPARPSVTLNPFNRRRGFSFPSRELTLYWGPDFYYQNGMNMASEKWGKDPASPFVPYLRNDKFVHSLFTYIPPSPETPYLRRDFTWLPRQDYFATNPDFFSMNATGKRVPTMQLCFGNPALRRELTANVLRHLAAESGNRIITLDANDTPGRLCWCPACVALEQKYQSPGGPLLDYDLELCALLQREHPGVFVRTIAYRRSQTQKPPLLPKGQRLPPNLIISFAPIEDCYFADWTHPDPRLQETYADLKAWNAIAAPGNLWAWLYPNPWGTGIEMPLGNLERNINQVRLMYRAGVRGFFTDHCKYLQRAGLGELQTYLFLKLLQDVNCDTDAIIREFTDHQYGAAAPLARQYLQALEDGRKAMRELPPGVTYTSPNLDDRTFPYLTPDNIHRWQGWFEQMEQRVAADTERLLNVRLLRRELDFATLWKWFDLQKAHPDAYRDAAVVADRITSVNNASAPAGMKHRPLGAETLQDLLAVIAGGGQAKPLPERLAGTPPDTVRQYLPKNYSHKSGRKTVADPQAAFGYAATVDLPDLPFQMGFYQWTAHDPPPGTPSGVHGARVSIPRDQITPGVYRLYQLGEITVTADSWIWFSAQSWGTHLEVGTRVYEPGVDNTWQAWVSLKFDGPSYGGPARDDLVLVDRIILVRQSGQ encoded by the coding sequence ATGCCAAGGGCGTTTGTCGTCACAGCACTTCTCCTCCTGACGGCCGTAGGTCATGCCGCCCCGCCGAGCACAGCACCACTCACTCTGTCCGCCAACGGCGCCACCCGCTACCGCATCGTGCGGCCGGACCAGCCCTCCAGGGTGGACGACTTTGCGGTGCAGACGCTGGCTGACACCCTCAAGCAGACCACCGGCGCGGAGTTCGCGGTCGTGGCCGCTTGGGAGTTGCCCGCCGGCGCCCCGGCGGTCTTCGTCGGGGTGAGCGCGCCGGCCCTCAAGCGTCTCGGAGGCGACCCGCTGAAGTCGCTCAAGGAGCAGGAGCACGTCTCGCGCAGCCGCGGCGCGGACATCTTCCTGTATGGCCAGGGCATTCACGGCAACCTGCACGCGGTGATGGAGTTCCTCGAGAACTCGGTGGGGTGGCGCTGGTACTCGGTATACGAGAAGCCTGTGGTCCCGGCCCGGCCCAGCGTGACGCTGAACCCGTTCAACCGAAGGCGCGGGTTCTCCTTTCCGAGCCGCGAGTTGACGCTGTACTGGGGCCCTGACTTCTACTACCAGAACGGCATGAACATGGCCTCGGAGAAGTGGGGCAAGGACCCGGCGTCTCCCTTCGTGCCGTACCTGCGCAACGACAAGTTCGTGCACAGCCTGTTCACGTACATCCCGCCGTCGCCCGAGACCCCCTATCTGCGCCGCGACTTCACCTGGCTGCCGCGTCAGGACTACTTCGCGACCAACCCCGATTTCTTCTCCATGAATGCCACCGGCAAGCGTGTCCCGACCATGCAACTGTGTTTCGGCAATCCGGCGCTGCGGCGCGAACTCACCGCCAACGTGTTGAGACATCTGGCCGCGGAGTCCGGCAACCGGATCATCACCCTGGATGCCAATGATACACCCGGCCGGCTGTGCTGGTGTCCGGCCTGCGTGGCCCTGGAGCAGAAGTACCAGAGCCCGGGAGGGCCGCTGCTCGACTATGACCTGGAGTTGTGCGCCCTACTGCAGCGGGAGCATCCCGGCGTCTTCGTCCGGACCATCGCCTACCGGCGCAGCCAGACCCAGAAGCCGCCCCTGCTCCCCAAGGGGCAGAGGCTACCGCCCAACCTGATCATCTCCTTCGCGCCGATTGAGGACTGCTACTTCGCCGACTGGACGCACCCGGACCCGCGGCTCCAGGAAACCTACGCCGACCTGAAGGCCTGGAATGCCATCGCGGCCCCCGGCAACCTCTGGGCCTGGCTTTACCCCAACCCCTGGGGAACCGGCATCGAGATGCCCCTCGGCAACCTGGAGCGCAACATCAACCAGGTGCGCCTGATGTACCGGGCCGGGGTGCGCGGGTTCTTCACCGATCACTGCAAGTACCTGCAGCGGGCCGGCCTGGGCGAGCTGCAGACGTACCTGTTCCTCAAGCTCCTGCAGGACGTCAACTGCGACACCGACGCCATCATCCGCGAGTTCACGGACCACCAGTACGGCGCGGCCGCACCGCTGGCACGGCAGTATCTGCAGGCCCTCGAAGACGGCCGCAAGGCCATGCGCGAGCTGCCGCCCGGAGTCACCTACACCTCCCCCAACCTCGATGACCGCACCTTCCCGTACCTGACCCCGGACAACATCCACCGCTGGCAGGGCTGGTTCGAGCAGATGGAGCAGCGGGTGGCCGCGGACACGGAGCGATTGCTCAATGTCCGCCTGCTGCGCCGGGAACTCGACTTCGCCACGCTCTGGAAGTGGTTCGACCTGCAGAAGGCCCATCCGGACGCATACCGGGACGCGGCAGTGGTCGCGGACCGCATCACGTCCGTCAACAACGCGTCGGCCCCGGCGGGCATGAAGCACCGGCCGCTGGGCGCGGAGACGCTCCAGGACCTGCTGGCAGTGATCGCCGGCGGCGGCCAGGCAAAGCCGCTACCGGAGCGGCTGGCAGGCACACCTCCAGACACGGTGCGCCAGTACCTGCCGAAGAACTACAGCCACAAGTCGGGCCGCAAGACCGTCGCCGATCCCCAGGCGGCCTTCGGCTACGCCGCCACCGTGGATCTGCCCGATCTGCCTTTCCAGATGGGCTTCTACCAGTGGACCGCCCACGATCCGCCGCCGGGCACGCCCTCCGGTGTGCACGGGGCGCGGGTGAGCATCCCGCGAGACCAGATCACGCCGGGCGTGTACCGTCTCTACCAGCTCGGCGAGATCACCGTGACGGCGGATAGCTGGATCTGGTTCTCGGCCCAAAGCTGGGGGACGCATCTGGAGGTCGGAACGCGGGTCTACGAGCCCGGCGTGGACAACACCTGGCAGGCCTGGGTGTCGCTCAAGTTCGACGGGCCCTCCTACGGCGGCCCGGCGCGGGACGACCTGGTGTTGGTGGACCGGATCATCCTGGTCAGGCAGTCCGGCCAGTAG